Proteins found in one Corynebacterium zhongnanshanii genomic segment:
- a CDS encoding toxin-antitoxin system HicB family antitoxin translates to MPPASRIQRRTVRRTGGKTATDARAGVGQHSSTDARADVERRTVTDPRADSTNTRAEAEHYSYRVAWDPTHEQFLCTSVEFPDVRVLASDSEGALTRAQQDVARVLERAAATGADVPQPLSTRTYSGRLQVRLGEDLHRALAYEAAENGISLNQLILKKLAAG, encoded by the coding sequence ATGCCACCAGCCAGCCGCATTCAACGACGCACCGTTCGAAGGACGGGCGGGAAAACCGCCACGGACGCGCGGGCGGGAGTTGGGCAACACAGTTCCACGGACGCGCGGGCGGATGTCGAGCGCCGTACCGTTACAGACCCGCGCGCGGACTCAACGAACACACGCGCGGAGGCCGAGCACTACAGCTATCGAGTTGCTTGGGACCCCACGCACGAACAGTTCCTCTGCACATCGGTGGAGTTTCCGGATGTGAGAGTGTTGGCGTCGGATTCGGAAGGGGCATTGACCCGCGCACAACAGGACGTCGCCCGCGTTCTGGAGCGCGCAGCCGCAACAGGCGCGGACGTGCCACAGCCGCTGTCCACGCGGACATATTCCGGAAGGCTGCAGGTCAGGCTGGGGGAGGACCTGCATCGCGCGCTCGCATACGAGGCGGCGGAGAATGGCATCAGCCTCAATCAACTCATCCTGAAAAAGCTGGCCGCTGGGTAA